Proteins found in one Triticum urartu cultivar G1812 chromosome 4, Tu2.1, whole genome shotgun sequence genomic segment:
- the LOC125550469 gene encoding BTB/POZ domain-containing protein At3g05675-like, whose amino-acid sequence MSLRKRQRSASSSRLSSLSSPASPPRPVAASASSPPLSFPGADLLLRLHLDPSSADDADVKPDPAAFLDLHVSSASLLRSRYFAALLSDRWCPDPSSSPAGRLSLAVPAAPSCARPFHAHVEVVRLLHTLDFAGAIRSPADALDILPVALQLLFDACVEACIRFLEAVPWSEEEEARVLDLAPLLPGDEAADLLARVSLPPAAAAAAAGEAAARSPSEAMLHGLIHSAIHGHPVPAATKAFVAMLLKDYPSRDCVHKVLDEAFLSRLDTVKELLGKYASPDFRIAVDSDEREAIQKLNLHSAVLNVKHLLWLIERMVDMRVADNAVKLWSEQVALAADLQKLLNDADMWRNMAPGLPMLVTRCTLRLAHSVMIGETLVPRQVRMKLVKSWLPVLNVCRDIAQPMHSGYKSSNCQELEGTFLKIISTLSVPDAQELLQQCLGFSTRNVDDCQHLVTAFKTWFRRASRDPQGPQGGED is encoded by the exons ATGTCGCTCCGCAAGCGCCAGCGCTCGGCGAGCAGCTCCCGCCTCTCCTCCCTCTCGTCGCCGGCGTCGCCCCCGCGCCccgtcgccgcctccgcctcctccccgCCGCTCTCGTTCCCCGGCGCCgacctcctcctccgcctccacCTCGACCCCTCCTCCGCCGACGACGCCGACGTCAagcccgaccccgccgccttcCTCGACCTCCACGTCTCCTCGGCGTCCCTCCTCCGCTCCCGCTACTTCGCGGCGCTCCTCTCCGACCGCTGGTGCCCCGACCCGTCCTCCTCCCCCGCCGGCCGCCTCTCCCTCGCCGTCCCCGCCGCGCCCTCCTGCGCCCGCCCCTTCCACGCCCACGTCGAGGTCGTCCGCCTCCTCCACACGCTCGACTTCGCGGGCGCCATCCGCTCCCCCGCCGACGCCCTCGACATCCTCCCCGTCGCGCTGCAGCTCCTCTTCGACGCCTGCGTCGAGGCCTGCATCCGCTTCCTCGAGGCCGTGCCCTGgtccgaggaggaggaggcccgcGTGCTGGACCTCGCGCCGCTCCTCCCCGGCGACGAGGCCGCCGACCTCCTCGCCAGGGTCTCCctcccccccgccgccgccgccgcagccgcgggcgaggcGGCCGCCAGGTCGCCCTCGGAGGCCATGCTGCACGGCCTGATCCATTCCGCCATCCACGGCCACCCCGTCCCCGCCGCCACCAAGGCGTTCGTGGCGATGCTCCTCAAGGACTACCCCTCCCGCGACTGCGTGCACAAGGTGCTCGACGAGGCGTTCCTCTCCCGGCTCGACACCGTGAAGGAGCTCCTGGGGAAGTACGCCAGCCCCGACTTCAGGATTGCCGTCGACAGCGACGAGCGAGAGGCGATACAGAAGTTGAACCTGCACTCGGCGGTCCTGAATGTGAAGCATCTGCTCTGGCTCATTGAGAGGATGGTGGACATGAGGGTGGCTGATAACGCGGTGAAGCTTTGGAGCGAGCAGGTTGCGCTTGCTGCTGACTTGCAGAAGTTGCTCAATGATGCTGACATGTGGAGGAACATGGCTCCTGGGCTCCCGATGCTTGTGACCAGATGCACCCTCAGGCTCGCTCATTCAGTTATGATTGGGGAGACACTGGTTCCTCGGCAG GTGAGGATGAAGCTTGTCAAAAGTTGGCTTCCTGTCCTGAATGTCTGCAGGGACATCGCCCAACCTATGCACAGTGGATACAAATCGTCAAACTGCCAAGAGCTGGAGGGGAcatttcttaagatcatctccACTTTGTCTGTCCCGGATGCTCAGGAGCTGCTGCAACAATGCCTCGGGTTCTCAACTCGCAACGTGGATGACTGCCAGCATTTGGTTACCGCCTTCAAGACATGGTTCAGGCGAGCTTCCAGGGATCCACAAGGTCCACAAGGTGGGGAAGACTGA